The DNA region CCGCAAGAAGTCGTACCGGGGCCACAACAACGCCGGCACGGCCATCGACGTCAGCGTGAGCCCGGACGGGCAGTTTCTGGCCAGCGGCGACACGCAGGGGTTCGTGTGCTTCTGGGACTGGAAGACGTGCAAGATGTACCAcaagctcaaggccggcgaccaGGCCGTCACCTGCGTCGCGTGGCACCCGCAGGAGACGAGCAAGTTCGcgtcggccggcgccgagggtgACATCCGGTACTGGGACTGATTTTTGTCGTTGATCATCAGGTGGTTTGGGGAGGCTTGTTGTATTGTATGGAGTGCATTGCTTGGCGTTGGGAACGGGAATCAAAATGGTGTTGTCCGGAGCCTGATGCTCCCGGCTTGTTGATCTATCTGATTATCTTTGCCATGACTCCCGCCGCCTGTGCCCGGGATATGTACACCAAATGCAGGGTGGAAACTCACTCATCCGTCACGATGTATCCATCACTCAACGATGGCCGATCTCACCGCTCTCTCGAGAGACTCCCAAGCCTGCAGACGCCGTATCACCGAAGGAGTTCAGTAATGCTCTCGAGAATCAAGGCTTGTCTAAATTCGGCAACCCGGAGAAATACCTTGCCAAGCAAGACACGACCACACCTTCACAGACACccctggggggggggggggacatCGCCTTGAGGTACATGCATCGAAGGCATCCGAACACGCCAGTCACAATGCGGCTTGGTACGGGCATTAGTGTGCGCCATTCCCACGGGTTAGTTGGCTTTGGCCCAACCGATCTGCCTACGGCCAAAGCCGGGGGAaccagggggagggggggattgGGGTCTAGCCGGACGGGAACGAGTTCCAATGTGGCCGCTTACATTGCTACCCCAACtgttttattttattttgCGTCCTAATGCAATGCGTGTCTCACTGCGTTCACTCTCGCATCGTACGTGACGGAAGGAAAAATTCCAGGACATCACATGGTTCGGACTGGATTTCCTCATTCGTGCCTGTAGATATCTAGGCGCGTCGACCTGTCCACCCCTCATTCTTCTCTGCTCGATCATCACCACTTCTCTGGTGTGTTGAACTAGCGTGCCGCGGGGGGGTGTTGTTTTCTACTCAATCAACAAACAAATCATGGACTCGGCATACTGGGACGTCTTCCCTGACGCGGAGGACGCGGATatcagcgacgacgatgacgatgacaacaacggcgacgagacGGACGTCGAGAGCTCGTGCTCACCGGACCTCGCGATCCCCTGCGCCAAGTGTAGATACAGAGACCGGCTGTGCAGGCGGTGCAGGGAGAGGCAGcgccaacagcagcaacaacagagCCATGCGCCACTGAGGCGGTTGCGGAGTTCGTCTCTCGAACTCGTCTGCTTTCCCGAACCCGCCACCTCCCCGGCGCCAGCGACGGCGAACCGCCTCGAGACGACAACGCCCGAGGCCACGATCCCAGAGGTCGTGTTCCAGCAGCCGCCTATCTCGGACGACGGGTTCGAGGCCGAGTCCGCGCTggggacgacggcgcagaAGAACgggctctcggcggcgtacgcgccctcgccctcgtgGATGTCGACGtactcgtcctcgacctgcgCGACGACGTACACGACGACGCTCGAGCGCTCGCGGCGGGACGGGGACGCGGAGTGGTACGGCGACTCCTGGTTGGACGTGAGGGGCCGCGGGCCGCCGTATCCCCGGCTCCCGAGGACTTCGAGGCGGGACGCCGGGGCGAGGTCCGGCGGGTGGGGCGGGTGGGGCCGACGGTCGATGGGGTCGGGGACGGCATTCGGGTGGGACGTGTGGGGGGTCGAGAGCGGGGGCtacttcgtcctcgaggggGCGCGGTGGGGAGAGCAGagggccgccgcggcgccgccggggcgGAAGAGGGctggcgaggccgtcgcggggagggggaggaggcaggGGCGGAGACGGTGGGCCGAGTTCGGGTATCACCACCCCCTAcccgaggccgccggggcgAGGCCGTTGCCGCTCGTGGacccgccgacgccggtATACATGCGCGACATCCTCGGGATGGGTGCCGGGGCGGCGCTGTTGTCGGCGCCGTACGTGTCGGGTGCGGGACACGCGAGGGCTGTGTATTCGAGGGCGTATATCCGGGGCACCGGGTCCGCGAGGGGCGTCTGGGGGTCGTTTGCGCCCAGGGACGAGGGCGTGGGCGGCCTCTTGGGGGTCCTGTGGCGGGAAGGCGTCTGGAAGGGCGTCTTGGGGTGTCTGGATGGCGTGTTTGGGCTCGTGAGggcgggcggtggtggtggtggtggtggtagggGATCGGATGATGTGGATTAGACGATGCATTTGGTTCACATTCACGGGGACTCTGGGTTAGGGGTTTTTATTTACTTAATTTTTTAGCAATGGCATGTCTATGTTTCGCGTTCATGATGCCGGAAACACCCCCGTTTCTATGAAACGTTCTTAATACAGTCTATCTGGATGCTGTGTGTGTTGTCTCAACGGTGAACCTTggacgagctgctgcttTCGCCGCCCGATCCTGAAGTGGCCCCCGCCGTGGTCGCCTCTCGATGGTTAGACCTAGACACGCCCTTCCGCTGTTCAGTAgtcgaactcgtcctcgtcgggcgGGGGAAGCCTGTCCGTAGGCTGGGCCAGGGGCGCGACAGGAGCAAGACCTGCAGGGGCCGGAGGCGCCCCCTGGCTGCTCGGCCGAGTCTTCGACTTGGAGGCGGCCTTTTTCTTGGTCGTCTTCTtgggcaccgccgccgccttggtcttcttgggtGCGACCTttgctttcttcttctccggctcctggtcgtcctcgtcgtcgtcgttgtcgtcggggTCTGTGTCGTCTCCTCTCCGCCTCTTGAGGATGATCTTGGGAGCGGTCTTGGGAGCGGTCTTGGAATCGGTGTTGGGCGGCGCCTCGGAAGTCGTctttgacgacgtcgactctGATGTAGCCTGGGgagcggcggccgtggtggcGCCCTTGTCGTTCTTGGTGCCAGTCTGTGACCTCGTATTTGCCCTGTTCCGTCGGggcgccttctcctcctcgtctccaTCGTCCTCCGCCTTTCGCTTCTCGTTCTTGGGCAAAACAACCTCAGGTCTCGCTTTTCCTGTTCGATgatcctccttctcgccctccccGCGTTCCTGGTCTTTGGCTCTCTGGTATTCGCTGACCTTGAGCAGGATCTTGGGCGCAGGCTTTGCGGTACCAGTGGTCTTTGCCTTGTCCTTCCCCTTTGACTTCTTCGCGTTCGTTgccttcggcttcggcccAGATTCCTGGTCCTCCCCTTCGACTTTGTTGCCACTGTTattcttctgcttcttccctcccttcccgCTCTTCTTTTGTCTGTCATTctcgtcgttctcgtcgtcgtcgtcgtcgtcggcttcaaGCTCTCCGGACTTCCTCTTCGCGGGGATAGTCGACGTTGGGCCGGACACGGGAGGCCCAAGGGAGCGTATGCCTCCATTCCCGCCCATGTTGTTAAtgcccgccgcgccgctaCCGCTCCCGGTACCGGGCAATCCCCCTTCTCTACGGCTGCTGCGAGTGCTCCTGGGACCCCACACGCCCACAAGCCGGCTGGGGCTCCTTCTCCCGCCCCAGTATCCCTCGCTCCAAGGGGGAAACagcccggcggccgggtccgCGGGCCGCGGGGGAGCCGACTGTGACCTCTCGGGCGCGTTCAGGTGGAGGCAGTactcgatgtcggcgagaCGTCGGTccagccgctgctgctgcgaggCGAGGACCATCTGCTGCTCGCTCAGGTTGTCCTGCGCCACCTCGTAGCCGTCCTGCCGCTGCGCCAGGCTCCGCTGGTTCTGCTGcccttcgtcttcctcgtcgccgtcgtcgccgtcgtcgtcgatgctgCCGACGTAGGTCTCGAGGTCGTTGACCCTCGCGTTCAAGTGGTTGCGCGCGCGGAACATGTCGACGATGCTGCGGCGCATCGTTCCTTGGGTGTTTTCAAGGCTGATTTTTAGGGTCGTCAAGAGTTCTTCGTACTTGCGGAGCTTGtcgttctcctcctcttccttgtccttctcctcctcctcctcctccaatTTTCTAATTGGGTGCTTTCCCTGTGCTTTTTTGGacagcttcttctttttcggTGCCTTGGGTCGGAGACGCGGGGCTTCgtcgtcaccatcgtcgtcgtccctcTCGATGCTGGGGATGAGTCCACGCGTGCTTCCACTTAGGTCGATAGCTATGTCTCTGGCCGGATCATCATTGAAGGGAGAGGGGTTCTTGATGCGTGCCATCTTGTCGTCCAACAAGGAGTTGGCTTTGGGGTGCATCTCGAGGAAGGATGGAGGAGGGTTCGGGACGGAAAAATAAGAAACTGAGTTGATGTGCTCGGTGGCGCCGGTTCCAGTCAGACGTTGATTTAGCTATTTAACCTTGATGGATGCAAGTGAGTTCGAGTGGTCGAGTAAGCAGTGGATGGAGAGTGATAGAAAGATGTTTTGCTTAGGAATGGCGAACGAAACTGTGCCCTGAAACTCGACCTTAGCACATTATGTATGCATGCCTCTCCCCGCCTGGCTGTGTGTTCTGGATCGTGTTGTTCATTCAAGTCTTTCAACATTTGAGAAAACACTACCATTGTTGACATGGTTATCCACAGCTTTGTCTCTCTGCTTTTTCCGATACATGATCCAAAAGGGTTCTATTGCCCCAAAGTttcgaagaagaagaagaatgccTCACTGGGTGGACTGTCGAAGACATGGTTTTGATTGCCACCTTGCTGCCTCCTGTTCAAGTTGAACGATGTTTCCGCAGCAGGAAGTCCGCGGGATACAAAGAAACAGAGACACTGAGTTTCCAAGTCAGGCATTGTAAGCTATCTGACATGTTGTCTTTGTCGTCTCTCAGCCCGGACTTACTTTTTGACCAGTTGCGTCAGTGCTGCCTCTGCATGTAGACACACCCTGCTGCTTCAAGCATCGTCGTCCGCCTTTGATCGGACAGGCGTCAGGACCATAAGGTCGATCAGAGAATAGGCAATCTCTGCTGCGGCCAGAACGGTGGTCtcgccgttgttgtcgtACGCGGGCGCAACCTCCACGACGTCTGCGCCGACTATCGACAACccttcgaggccgtcgagaacgGTGAGGAGCTCTCGCGTCGACCAGCCCCCCGGCTCAGCCGTCCCCGTGGCTGCAAACCATCAGCAAAATGTTCAGTCGGCGGTCTCATTTGCCAACGTCTAATTACCTGGGGCATATGCCGGGTCAaggacgtcgatgtcgacaCTGACGTAGACCCTGGAGTCGCCGACGCGCTCCTTAATCTTCGAGATGACGCCATGGGCGCCAAACTTGTCCAGGTCACGGGCGGTGACGATTTCGAACCCGCAACGGACGTCGTTTCTCAGGTCGCCTTTCCGCCTGACCAAGGGGGCCCGGATGCCGGCGTGGATGGAGTTGTTCAAAATCAAGTGCTGCAACCGTCAGCTTTTGAGAGAGGTGTCTCGTAAGAACAATCGTATAGGTACCTCTTCGTGGGCGATGTGGAGGAATGTCCCATGGTTCAGTCCTCTGACGAAATTAGCTTGGAAGACGACTCAACAGCCGGTGTGGCTCGGGTCATTACTTACGCATACTCGGATATTCCGCCTCCTGGAGAAGAAAAATGACCTTCTCAGCATATTGCTCGCCCAAGTTAACACCACCCCTGGGGAACTTACCGAGAACTGCAGGGTCCCAGGTATCTGAGGACAAATGTCAGCATCGGCAGTCGGTTCAACATGACAAGATGACGAACCGATATGGCTATCGAAGTGAATGACGGCAACAGGGCCCCATCTCCGGTAGGTTGACCGAAGCGCAGACAAGGTCGTGGTGTGGTCGCCTCCCAGAGTAAGtatccttggcgtcgacgaaACGCTCGAGTTTGCCGCTGCTCGACCAGAGATGACCTATTCATAGTTAGCCTTCCCCCAGGGCATGGCTTCGAGGGGCGGTCCCAACGGTGTGGGCTTTGTCGAGCCTCTTTAGCGATGCCGTGTTGTCCAGCCACGTGAGCCGCGCATCGCCGCAGTCCACCACGGTTGCCCAGTCTTGCAATGGGTTTCTACCTATGGCTTCACGGGTTAGGAAACGGACTGCGCATGATCAATCCCTGGAGGGCGGCGTGCCTGTATAGATGCTCCATTCCCCAGGGCCCTTCCGTTGGCTACCTGTCCGTATAGCTGGAGGGCCAAACCGCGCTCCTGGACGGCCGGTCGTTGTCTTCCACATTCATTTAGATGAGCATACAACCACTTGGGGGTGGTTAAAGACGGCGGTACTGACAGTGTCGTGAGAGGCGCCGAAGATGGCAATGTCGTACTTGTGATCCCTGGTGTCTTGGTCGGAGAAGCAGTCCACGAATGGGAGGTTCGCAAACGTCCTCAGCCCAGCAAACGAACTAGCTCCGAACGTGCCAATCTCATCATCGTTCTCGAGGCCGATCGGTATCTGGTTGCCCCGAGGAGACTCAACATTGCCGAATGCTGAGTGGGGGAGCTTCCAAGCAGCGCCGGTGGTGTTTGGAAGGCATAGTAGAATGACTGTCAGGAACCGCATCGTTTCAGGACCCGAAGGGCTTCAATATTCCTTTTCAATCACTTGATGAAAGCCTTGCTTCGGTGGTTCGTCACGGAATGAATGCATGCCAGCAACGCACCACCACTCGAGTTCGGCGGTGTGGCAGAGCGACGGGGGGGAGCTGGACGTGTGAATCGGGGATCCCGAGATGGTCCGGGCTTGAGCTGGAATCCTACGTCATCTCACATCAAGCTACCTACTACCTCCTACCAACCTACCTATCCGCTGTCTGCCGGCTGGTCGGGGGAGAAGAGGCCGAGTATGAGCACTCAATTAGAACATTTTTGAGGAGCCATACCACATCAAGAGAGGAAAGGGACCCCATCATAGCAAACATCCATTCCTGGCTGGCCCTGGGAAGCATGAAGGAATGATTGCAAAGATCATGCAGCTCTCGGGTCTTCAAGCTGCGTCTCTCACCCTCGGTTATCTATCCCCAATCTTTTTGATGTCGCACGTATACTCGGATACTTATCTATCTATGcaatacctacctacctacctaggcaaTGTAGGCACCGTAGACAAGGCATGTAAGCGGGAGCTTTGCTCTTTCTGCTTGCCGTAGATGGCAGGAACCGGGAGTGAGTCAGCTGGCGGCCAACCGGAATGTTTCGGATACCtgttctttctctcttcacGTAAAGTAACATCGACCTTGCCTTGAAGATAATCAGCCTCGTTCCTTCCCGGAACAGATAGACACCTAATGCTTACCTGGTACATaagatacctacctaccccACCAGGTATTCATGTTTTCGGGTGACTTCTTCCCTAGTCAACTCACATCCACCAACATCTCCCTCGCGACACCATCGCCCGCATCCATACCCTGCATCTCGTTCGCACCCTGTCATGGTATGGTGGCAGCAAACGCCTGATCGACGACACCTTTCTTCCTATTAGCCTCGATGTACAGCATCTCTACTTGAATAAACTACTTCTCCCACTACAATAGATATACCTACGCATTTTCCAATCCAGGGTAAtgagccgccgccctcgacagAAGCCCCGAAGGCGAGTGCGATTCTGCCAGGGCGATcacgacggtgccgtcgacgatgatgatgaggccgaagaaggccCCCCGAGGCCACTCCCGAATCACGACTACAAGGCCATTTACAAATGGTGGAACGACGAGTACAGACTAGTCGCAGTCTGCATCACCGGCGCCATTGTCCTCGGCATCATCTTCGGGAGATTCGACAAGCAGGTTGTCCCACAGCTCAAGGGCGGTATCGatttcgacgtcgtcatTGTCGCCATGTTCACCTGCGTCCGTGTGGCCATgagcggcatcgtcgagtcGTCCATCAGCCAAGCTGCTTGGATTTGGGTTTCCGAGGCACGCCAGCGCCGTACCAACAACATGCGCGCCAGACTCGAGGACTTCAAGATCTACGACGAGGCTTCGCGCGGGCTCTAGGGAAGCCTGTGTCTCCTATGGCGCCTGAGGGGAAGGTGAACATCCCCCAGCCGGCTTTCCACGCCTCACGGTCGGTCTTAGTGATGCTAACCAAAGAGTTGACAGACATCTTGCCTGCATTGGTGCTCTGATCGTGGTCTTAACTCACGGACTCGAAGCCTCCTCCCAGCAGCTCTACCGGTACGAGGGCCGACCGATGCTGGCAAACGATTCCGACGATCCCCCAATCCCAGCACCCCCGAGAAGCGACCTGTAGGACTACACGGTGTCTCGGGGCCTGGACCCGCGTAAGTGTGCCCGCCGCTACCTACCGTGTGATGCAACCACTTCTTAACGTCCCCAAGGTCCTGCTCTCAACGTGTCAACCAAAGCTGCCGTCTACAGAGGCATCCTGTCTGCCGATATAACGCAGCTCGACGTGGAATGTCCCTCCACCAATTGCTCGTGGCCCATCATGCCAACTATCGCGGTCTGCGGGGACTGCAACCCATTGTTAGTCAGAACCATGTGCACCGACAAGTCGCAGACATGCCAGTACAGCTTACCTTCGGGCACTACCGTCGACATCGGCCAGAATGCGCCGCCGACCGAGCGGTTTCGGACGGCAACGGTGCCGGGAATCTACCACCGGCTCAACTCCACAAGTCAGACCTACATCTCGGTATTTGACGTCCTCTGGGTCATGAAGACTAGGAAGGAAACAAAGACGATCGCCCAGGAATGCGCGCTGTGGTTTTGCATGATGAGCTACAACATCACAGTCACCGAGAGCCGCACCAGTCAGACAGTAACCAACGTCTGGAACAAGACGCAGTTCGCGACGAGCAACAGCGCACACAATGACGAGTATGTCTTCGTCGACATCCCAACAGACATGAATGTCCCACACGAGGCCAGATACAGCATCTCCAGAAAGGCGCTCGCGGCATTGCGGAGATTCGTCGATCCGCTGGTCCAGGGAACGTACGAGAAGCAATACACCATCATCAACTTCTCGTCGGACTGGATCGAAGGCGTCTACAACGCGCGACGTAACCTACCATCGTGGGTTTCCCAATTCAGCCTCAGCCTAACGAACGAGGTGCGGCTCCACGGGCAAGTTCGTGACAAGCAACGGCACCAATACGGCGGACGGGCCTACACGATGGCACAGATGATCATCGTTGAGTGGAAATGGCTGCTGTTTCCTACAGGCCTGATCATCTTCAGCATCTACTACCTCTTCCACACAATCATCAGCGGCGCCCGCGACGGCATATCGGTGTGGAAGAGTGATTCGTTGCCAATGTTGTTCTGTCGAATTGACGCGTCGATTCTCGCGAGGGTCGGAGATGGCATGGATGTCCCCAACGGACTggacgatgccgtcggcgacgtgaAGGTGTGTCTGTTGagggaagacgacggcgattGGGTCTTCAAGCCGATCGAGAGCGAGGAATCGTCATCGGAATCCGAATCGGACTGAGAAGTCCAACCCTCGTGGCAAATCCCGCCAACGACGGACAACCTGAATGCATTTGATATACATCATCCCATCCTACAAGGAACAGACGATTTGTGCGAGGACTCCGGAAAGGCAGCAACCACCAACCTTGAAATTCCGCGTTCCTGTGCACCCCCCCCTGACGTTTTGGGGCGGAAATACTCCGAAGAGCTAGGGCTCACCGTTCACTGATGACGCTAATGACTCGACATGCAGCGTGCATTGGGGATGAATTGCTCACGTCTGGTTCGTCTGCAGCGCCGAGCTGGCGTGGAGCTTGCAGGGATGCCAAAGCGCGGGGACTCGGCAGGCTTCGTCGGCAAACAGGTCTCCTGACTCTCTTTTGCCatgtcaaagtcggcagTGTGCCTCGGCTCTCTCTACTTTCTGCTGCGGGCCTGTAACACAGCTGCATATGTCCTTGTCGCCAGAGACGACCTCCGAACTCGT from Colletotrichum higginsianum IMI 349063 chromosome 4, whole genome shotgun sequence includes:
- a CDS encoding Arginase family protein yields the protein MRFLTVILLCLPNTTGAAWKLPHSAFGNVESPRGNQIPIGLENDDEIGTFGASSFAGLRTFANLPFVDCFSDQDTRDHKYDIAIFGASHDTWLYAHLNECGRQRPAVQERGLALQLYGQVANGRALGNGASIQARRPPGIDHAQNPLQDWATVVDCGDARLTWLDNTASLKRLDKAHTVISGRAAANSSVSSTPRILTLGGDHTTTLSALRSTYRRWGPVAVIHFDSHIDTWDPAVLGKFPRGGVNLGEQYAEKVIFLLQEAEYPSMPNFVRGLNHGTFLHIAHEEHLILNNSIHAGIRAPLVRRKGDLRNDVRCGFEIVTARDLDKFGAHGVISKIKERVGDSRVYVSVDIDVLDPAYAPATGTAEPGGWSTRELLTVLDGLEGLSIVGADVVEVAPAYDNNGETTVLAAAEIAYSLIDLMVLTPVRSKADDDA